From a region of the Hippopotamus amphibius kiboko isolate mHipAmp2 chromosome 3, mHipAmp2.hap2, whole genome shotgun sequence genome:
- the SGCB gene encoding beta-sarcoglycan → MAAAAAAAAATAATAAEQQSSNGPVKKSMREKAVERRSVNKEHNSNFKAGYIPIDEDRLHKTGLRGRKGNLAICVIILLFILAVINLIITLVVWAVIRIGPNGCDSMEFHESGLLRFKQVSDMGVIHPLYKSTVGGRRNENLVITGNNQPIVFQQGTTKLSVEKNKTSITSDIGMQFFDPRTQNILFSTDYETHEFHLPSGVKSLNVQKASTERITSNATSDLNIKVDGRAIVRGNEGVFIMGKTIEFHMGGNMELKAENSIILNGTVVVSTARLPSSSGGNQFGGGDWVRYKLCMCADGTLFKVQVTGQNVGCQTSDNPCGDTH, encoded by the exons atggcggcggcggcggcggcggcggccgcgacGGCGGCGACGGCAGCCGAGCAG caaagTTCCAATGGTCCTGTAAAGAAGTCCATGCGTGAGAAGGCTGTTGAAAGAAGGAGTGTCAACAAAGAGCACAATAGTAACTTTAAAGCCGGGTATATTCCAATTGATGAAGATCGCCTGCATAAAACAGGACTGCGAGGGAGAAAGGGCAATCTAGCCATCTGTGTGATTATCCTCCTGTTTATCCTGGCTGTCATCAATTTAATT ataACGCTTGTTGTCTGGGCTGTGATTCGCATTGGACCAAATGGCTGTGACAGCATGGAGTTTCATGAAAGTGGTCTGCTTCGATTTAAGCAAGTATCTGACATGGGAGTTATACATCCCCTTTATAAGAGCACAGTAGGAGGAAGGCGAAATGAAAATTTAGTCATCACTGGCAACAACCAGCCT ATTGTTTTTCAGCAAGGGACAACAAAGCTCAGtgtagaaaagaacaaaacttcTATTACGAGTGACATTGGTATGCAGTTTTTCGACCCGAGGACTCAAAATATCTTATTCAGCACAGACTATGAAACTCATGAGTTTCATTTGCCAAGTGGAGTGAAAAGTTTGAATGTTCAAAAAGCATCTACTGAAAGg atTACCAGCAATGCTACTagtgatttaaatataaaagttgaTGGACGTGCTATTGTGCGTGGAAATGAAGGAGTATTCATTATGGGCAAAACCATTGAATTTCACATGGGTGGTAATATGGAGTTAAAGGCT GAAAACAGCATCATCCTGAATGGGACTGTGGTGGTCAGCACAGCCCGCCTCCCTAGTTCCTCCGGCGGAAACCAGTTTGGCGGTGGTGACTGGGTGCGCTACAAGCTCTGCATGTGCGCTGACGGAACCCTCTTCAAAGTGCAGGTGACGGGCCAGAACGTGGGCTGCCAGACCTCGGACAACCCCTGTGGAGACACTCATTAG